Proteins from a genomic interval of Thamnophis elegans isolate rThaEle1 chromosome 2, rThaEle1.pri, whole genome shotgun sequence:
- the LOC116504947 gene encoding zinc finger protein 420-like: MEKPYECPDCGKCFIRNSQLLKHKTTHTGEKPFECPECGKSFRDNSRLERHQRTHTGEKPFECPICGKSFSQNSNLVTHQRIHTGEKPFECLDCGKSFSQNSHLVIHQRTHTGEKPFECPICGKSFSNNSSLVTHQRTHTGEIPFECPDCGKHFIRNSNLVIHQRTHTGKKPFECPDCGESFNRNSRLVIHQRTHTGEKPFECPDCGKSFSWNSHLVIHQRTHTGEKPFECPDCGKSYSLNSHLVIHQSTHTGEKPFECPDCGKSFSRNSDLMIHQRTHTGEKPFECSDCGKSFSRNSHLVIHKTTHTGEKPFECPDCGKSFSRNSYLVIHQRTHTGEKPFECPDCGKSFRRNSHLVTHQRTHTGEKPFKCPDCGKHFSQNSHLVIHQRTHTGEKPFECPICGKSFSNTSNLVTHQTTHTGEKSFECPDCGKSFSNNSILVKHKKIHMKETLSMS; this comes from the coding sequence ATGGAGAAACCTTATgaatgtccagattgtgggaaatgtttcattagAAACTCACAACTCCTGAAACACAAGACCacgcacacaggagagaaaccctttgaatgtcctgagtgtgggaaaagctttagggATAATTCCCGCCTAGAGAGACACCAGAGGacgcacacaggagagaaaccctttgaatgtcctatctgtggaaaaagctttagtcagaattccaatctggtgacacaccagaggattcacacaggagagaaaccctttgaatgtctggattgtgggaaaagtttcagtcagaattcccacctggtgatacaccagaggactcacacaggagagaaaccctttgaatgtcctatttgtgggaaaagttttagtaataattctagcctggtgacacaccagaggactcacacaggagagataccctttgaatgtcctgactgtgggaaacacTTCATTcggaattccaacctggtgatacaccagaggactcacacaggaaaaaaaccctttgaatgtcctgactgtggggaAAGTTTCAATCGTAATTCccgcctggtgatacaccagaggactcacacgggagagaaaccctttgaatgtcctgactgtgggaaaagtttcagttggaattcccacctggtgatacaccagaggactcacacaggagagaaaccctttgaatgtcctgactgtgggaaaagttacagtctgaattcccacctggtgatacaccagagtactcacacaggagagaaaccctttgaatgtcctgactgtggaaaaagtttcagtcggaattccGACCtgatgatacaccagaggactcacacaggagagaaaccctttgaatgttctgactgtgggaaaagtttcagtcggaattcccacctggtgatacacaagacgactcatacaggagagaaaccctttgaatgtcctgattgtgggaaaagtttcagtcggaattcctacctggtgatacaccagaggactcacactggagagaaaccctttgaatgtcctgactgtgggaaaagctttcgTCGGAATTCccatctggtgacacaccagaggactcacacaggagagaaaccctttaaatgtcctgattgtgggaaacatttcagtcagaattcccacctggtgatacaccagaggacacacacaggagagaaaccgtttgaatgtcctatttgtgggaaaagttttagcaATACTTccaatctggtgacacaccagacaactcacacaggggagaaatcctttgaatgtcctgactgtgggaaaagctttagtaatAATTCCATACTGGTAAAACACAAGAAAATACACATGAaagaaaccctttcaatgtcctga